From Coregonus clupeaformis isolate EN_2021a chromosome 2, ASM2061545v1, whole genome shotgun sequence:
ctctggctgcgtcccaaatggcaccctatacccttaAGAAGTCAACGTTGTCCAAATTAGTGGACTATTAAGGGTATCTGTTGCCATTTGGAACATACCCTCCTCTCTCCGCCACTAGAGTTGTCTTGTAGAACACGAGTATTGTTCATGATCTGATTTTTTGATTGATTGAATAAGAACTTAAGCCCTATTTTCTCCCGCTCTCTTTTCTGGAAGTTGTCAGCGTGTTTAGGACTCCCAGTGAGACATTGACACTGACCGGGACTGTGTACCAAATGGCACGCTATTGCCTTCTGAAAAAGCATTGGGTTAGCTTGGCTGTTAGCTTGGCTCCGTCAGAAGATGGCCTGTTTCAACACAGATGATGACACTTCATAGCACTCTCCAGGAGCCCCCATTCCCAATCACTTAAATCAAGACTCTCAATCTATTCTAAAGCATTTCCAATCTTTGTAGATGGATGACTTAAAAATACCCCTTCTCTCTTCTATTAGAAGTTGGCCAAAAGCTGCACAACAAACCGTGAGTCTTGAGCCTGTGCCAATTCCTAAACTGTCATAATTAACTTtagctcactccctctctcttgctttcttttTCATTGATTGAATTATAATTGTAGTTTTTCTAGGAGGGGAGCAGTAATTGGTTTTGCTGCCACATTGCCAAGGTGAtgtttacctctcctctctctctccctatgttgTCCCAACCCCAAGGTGATGTCACTCAGTTTGTTATCCTGGGGTTCGTCCCAATTGACACActatcctatatagtgcactacttttgaccagagcccacagGACACTGGTCTAAATTGGTGcactgtgtaggggatagggggCACAACTTCTCCCTTCTTCCTCTCCCTGCCCCCCTATTCCCCTTGGTTGATCTTTAGCCCCATAGAATAACATTACCTGCCCAGAAGGATGCTCATTCCCTCAGATAAGCCAAGACATGACCCCCCTGGTTGCCCCGCTATCCTCCCTACCACCCTACCTCTATCTTtcatcgctccctctctctctctctctctctctctctctctctctctctctctctctctctctctctctctctctctctctctctctctctctctctctctccttccctctctccttccctctctctctctctctccttccctctctctctccttccctctctccttccctctttctccttctctccttccctctctctccttccctctctccctctctctcattctctccttccctccctctctctccttccctctctccctctctctccttccctccctctctctccttccctctctctcctctccctctctctccttctctcccattctctccttctctccctgctccctctctctccttctctccttccctctctctctctctctccctgctccctacctTCTAAACGGAGCACAAAAATATGTGCAGAGGGAGGGGCTGAGAGGGGAGAGCTGCAGCGGCGGCTGCTTTAGTCTGATGCTAATGCAAATCCTCTCTGTGCTGCATACCAATGTGTCCTAAACCTGCCTCTCAGCTTCCTCTGCTTGAGCCCCAGCCTTAGccgctctcctctcccctctgtttGCTTATCACAGGAGCTGCATTTGCTCTCAGGGGGGAGGTTCTCTACAGTTTAACGTAGGGCTGCGCAGGGTACTTATCTGTgcctgtccccccccccctctctctctcctcctttctgcctgtttctctctctctcctttcattccAAAAAAGGGAAACGTGAGAGACTGTCAGGCCAGGCTGACAAGAACAGGATTTGTGATATGGAGATAAATGCCCTAGTTGGCTGTGTTGAGTGAAGGATGTTTCTACCGACTGACTGGCAGCAGTAGCGAGCAGAATCTTGCTGGATCACTGGTGTGGGCGACAGAATATTAGATTATTTTTGCCTGTCCTTAATTGGTTCAATGTTGATCCTGTCAGAGCTGATTATGGTCTGTGTTTCTACTGGCTGGGAGCTCGAACACGACTGGGAGTCCTCCTGGGACAAATGTATTTTCAGGATGAGAGACACTGTGCAGGGCAGAATGGGTTTTTCCATTGTTCATCATTActcttctctctcgctgtctctctgtactAGCTGGATATCGGCTACTTCCAGAATCTTCTACTGTGTGTGGATGTTGGCCCCTGGCCTATATTGCATCAGTAAACGGCGGTGGAAATTGGTTAAGCTGCGGCTACCGTTGCTGTCAGTGAGGATGCTGGCATCTGTCTGCGGGTCGTCGCACTGATCCCTTTTAATACCACAGTGTGGCCGACGATGTAAAGGGCCTGAtacatctcctcctccaccacgTCCCGTTTCAGAGAGACTGTTTGGTTAAAGGGAGTGTTTACATGTAAAGGGCCCTGATACATCTCCACCACCACGTCCCGTTTCAGTGTAAAGGGCCCTGAtacatctcctcctccaccacgTCCCGTTTCAGAGAGACTGTAGACTGTTTGGCTAAGCAGGTACTGCGTCTTATTGGACATTAACCTTTCCACGGACAGTGCTAAGCTTTTAGATTTAATGGGAGGCAATGGCCTTTATTGAATCAAATTTAAATCTGGAAACAAGAAGGCTATCATTTGGTGTTCACTGAACAGAATGGGAAGATCCTGTTTGGCTccagggagagacggagagagggaggaaatgcACGTTTTGAAACATAAATAGCAACCAAGTAATGTGTAGCAGATTAGATTTTCTGTTGGAGATTTAATTCAGATTGTGACATATAAATAAACATTTATTCAATATTCATAgtcatttacaaaaaaaaaaaaaacctaacAATTGTGAATAATACTTTTCATTTAATAACCAACCCCATTTAATCACTACTGGACCAACAGGTGATTGTGAAAGTGACATACTGTGTCTTACATGCGTCCTTAAGAAATCTGTCATCGTAATCCGTGTTCCTTTCCGACACTGATTCCCCTTTTTAATAATGATATCATGATGTAGACCACCATGTCTCAGTAGCTGTAAGAGGTTCAGTCTCCAGACATTTTGGCTGAAGATTTAATAATAATCTCTGTGCTGCGGAATATGGTGACTAATAATAATGTGgtgacacatctctctctctctctctctctctaccgtttTTCCTTTTGGAGACTGATTGCCCACAGCTTGATATGAACATTCATAGAAAAATAAATGTGATTATCTCTACTACTTCATACATGTTCACTGTCCGTTCCACCCACCAGTCGTCCACTATCCCACTCGATATACTCATCTCATTGATTTCTCAAAGCTAGCGAGTAGAAATTatgcttttttgttgttgttgtataaaCTCGGGAgaaaagcaaaaaaaataaacCCTGTATCATTTTGAAATGGTCAGAAATGGTAAACACCCCATATGCTGCTGCAGTAGGAATACACATAGTTTATACTTCACACTCTTTGTAAGGCAGCTGCTGACACTTGCACTGCCCGTAGCCGTTGATGATGACCAGCGCTCCCTCCTCGTGGCTGGGCTCGTACTCGTTATAGGGTACCTGCGTGGCCAGGTCCGCCATTTGCTGCCGCTGCTGGGTCCTCATCTGGCGGCGGTTCTGCATGGCCGAGCACTGGCGTATCCTGCGCATGGTAGGAGGGCAGCACTTCCGTGAGATATACACAATGAAAATAATGAGGAAGAAGGAAAACAGAAGGACCATAGTTCCAATGATCACCCTCTGGGTTAGGACCGTGTTGTCCGTCTCCGAGAAGTCCTCCGTGACTCCCACCGCTCCGCCGCCGCCCTCCACTGTCGTGGCGGAGGTTGCCAGGGCGGTTGCCAGGGCGGTGCGTGGCGTGGCGGTCGTTGTCGTTATTGTCGTAAAGCGCCCAAAATCCAAATAGAAGTCCTGCGTGGGTGTCTGCTGCATTATTCCAAACAGCGAGCTGGTGGCCTCCGCCGCCGTTCCCGTCGACGTGTCCGTGGCCGTCGACAACGCGCTTGTGGTCAAGACGACCGGTGGCGGCGCCGTAAAATTCGGACAAAGCTGGAATCCATAAACGGCATCCAGTATCTCCTCGCCCTGGGCGTACTCGGGGGTGTGGCACAGGATGGAGTGTTCCCACCTCCCCTTAAAGGTGCTCAGCCAAGTGGCCAGGGAGCAGATCCGTTTGGTACATTCCCAAAGGTTGCTGGACAGCCCCACGGTACCTAGAGACAGCCACATATCCATGACCAGAGGGTCCAGGCTGTCTAGCTTATTGTTATCCAGTAGGAGGATCTTCAGGTTGGGCAGCGTCTCGAACACGTCCGGGGTCAGCACCCGGATCTCGTTCCCTGTGAGGTCCAGCTTCTCCAACGTGGTCCAGGTCCACTCCATGTTGCAGGTCAGGTTGGAGATCTTGTTCCACTGCAGGTAAAGGAACTGCAGAGCCACCAGGCGGGGGAAGTGGGCCAGGTTGATCTTAGTCAGCTGGTTGTGTTCCAAGTGGAGTTCTCTGAGCTTAATGAGGCCAGCGAAGCCGTTCCGGGCCAGGCTCCGCAGCCGGTTGTTGGACAGACCCAGGTACTCAAGGCTGCGGCAGTCCCAGAAGGCCCGGACGGGGGTGGTGCGCAGCGAGTTGGAGCGCAGGTGGAGGATCTGCAGCTTGCGGAGGCCGTGGAACAACTCAGGCTCCAGCGCAGTCATTAGGTTGAAGGACAGGTCCAGGATCTGTAGGTTGATGAGGTGGATGAAGGTTGTGTTTGGCAGCTTGGTGATCCGGTTGGAGCTCAGGTTGAGGTCTTTGAGCTTGTAGAGCCCCTGGAAGACGTCCTCCTGCACCGTGGTGATCTGGTTGTGGTCCAGGTGGAGCCAGGTGAGCTGGGAGAAGCCATAGAA
This genomic window contains:
- the LOC121587453 gene encoding leucine-rich repeat transmembrane neuronal protein 2-like, with amino-acid sequence MGFHSRWPLVGPAPTALCLCAISMLLCLLSPASCTTCPQKCRCEDQQFYCDTQGLEAPPDGVDRGALGLSLRHNSIAELSPDQFYGFSQLTWLHLDHNQITTVQEDVFQGLYKLKDLNLSSNRITKLPNTTFIHLINLQILDLSFNLMTALEPELFHGLRKLQILHLRSNSLRTTPVRAFWDCRSLEYLGLSNNRLRSLARNGFAGLIKLRELHLEHNQLTKINLAHFPRLVALQFLYLQWNKISNLTCNMEWTWTTLEKLDLTGNEIRVLTPDVFETLPNLKILLLDNNKLDSLDPLVMDMWLSLGTVGLSSNLWECTKRICSLATWLSTFKGRWEHSILCHTPEYAQGEEILDAVYGFQLCPNFTAPPPVVLTTSALSTATDTSTGTAAEATSSLFGIMQQTPTQDFYLDFGRFTTITTTTATPRTALATALATSATTVEGGGGAVGVTEDFSETDNTVLTQRVIIGTMVLLFSFFLIIFIVYISRKCCPPTMRRIRQCSAMQNRRQMRTQQRQQMADLATQVPYNEYEPSHEEGALVIINGYGQCKCQQLPYKECEV